A portion of the Hydractinia symbiolongicarpus strain clone_291-10 chromosome 10, HSymV2.1, whole genome shotgun sequence genome contains these proteins:
- the LOC130612255 gene encoding chymotrypsinogen A-like codes for MCYQKGNCKSLERKMMKLIVAVLLVAAANACRDRRSDCFFMRSFCYIPTYKTYMTTWCSRTCGFCGGPATHFPPPTQFPPPNTNQPPSGSCGKPQIAHSRVIAGTTATRGSWPWQILMLYNGKAGCGGTIISPTWVITAAHCVDGKEHYASSFTVRVGEHNRNSREGTESDIRVARVIKHPSYARRTLNNDIALFKLSKPIAFTKYVQPACLPSGDAPVGTSCYITGWGKTRHPGSMTSVLQQAQLSVVSNSVCERYNKKEIPIPITSAMVCAGDAGRTRKSGCHGDSGGPFVCNIGGRWEIHGAVSHGSRECKSTSTYTVFARVNYFKSWINSNMARYGA; via the exons ATGTGCTATCAAAAAGGCAA TTGTAAAAGCTTGGAGAGGAAAATGATGAAGTTAATAGTGGCTGTGTTGCTTGTCGCAGCAGCAAACG CTTGTCGTGATAGAAGATCAGATTGCTTTTTCATGAGGTCCTTTTGTTACATTCCAACATACAAGACATATATGACAACATGGTGTTCAAGGACATGCGGATTTTGTGGAG GTCCAGCGACGCATTTTCCACCACCAACGCAATTTCCACCGCCAAACACTAATCAGCCACCATCTGGAT CATGCGGCAAACCTCAAATTGCCCATTCGCGAGTTATTGCTGGAACAACTGCAACACGTGGATCATGGCCATGGCAAATTTTAATGCTTTATAATGGTAAAGCAGGCTGCGGAGGGACCATTATTAGCCCTACCTGGGTTATTACTGCCGCACATTGTGTCGATGGAAAAGAACACTATGCATCATCATTCACAGTTCG aGTTGGTGAGCATAACAGAAATTCACGAGAAGGTACTGAATCTGACATCAGAGTTGCAAGAGTTATTAAACATCCATCCTATGCCCGAAGAACGTTAAACAATGATATTGCTCTTTTCAAACTGTCGAAACCAATCGCGTTCACAAAATACGTCCAGCCGGCTTGTTTACCATCTGGAGACGCTCCAGTTGGTACTAGCTGCTATATCACAG GTTGGGGAAAGACTCGACATCCAGGATCGATGACGTCAGTTCTTCAACAAGCACAACTTTCAGTTGTATCTAACAGCGTATGTGAAAGgtacaacaaaaaagaaattccTATTCCAATTACATCTGCGATGGTGTGCGCTGGCGACGCAGGACGTACCCGAAAATCTGGTTGCCATGGTGACAGCGGTGGCCCATTTGTTTGCAACATCGGTGGCCGTTGGGAAATTCACGGAGCCGTAAGCCATGGTTCAAGAGAATGCAAATCGACCTCGACATATACTGTGTTTGCCCGAGTCAACTATTTCAAGTCATGGATAAACAGCAATATGGCACGTTATGGAGcgtga
- the LOC130612556 gene encoding uncharacterized protein LOC130612556 — MSRMAMLNNTSLSVRVKRRLFHDDDEDKTPSSKLLDEAVEKSIEDNIKLEIDASTEQIQDVKVQRVLVITPFQDGDDIQQLSAQATIVNMNVLYCLPENSFRQCDQTAYKIIFTDVDLSQSNEMLRIIVSIKKTSAYNKTTPVIAIRQTHHSSANDLSYYGVAHVHRGTLNQETIKEFFATFGDTREKKTEATSELTTSDSMHPINCNANVISHTEDVKTFETILSAEDVVSTNTRTQSTDCMSPVYLSKEYNTRNNIKVQRPVLPKSTFNMPYVHPTQVRPSVMRRYAFVPPNTLTYPYMVSDTPGSSGMKITLVPDDITKHSTKERMRRERIKECCEHLRMLLPRTGNKRIDMATVLELSVLYIKVLLSHTPANILQQSVEAFQSHFRLFSEKKRLNESCQHEQNKKNSKKLRSNDKRTNSTFSKTDFNSSSQNLGSTNSGNNPLVQSFPNYRYQDHLGNTTGSYARAPQSHYQAMEYLNMATAKNCENLTTLYQGHISHQSRASFQKDVCNEAALPVEFTHQHTSYYNHYSQ; from the exons ATGTCTAGAATGGCGATGTTAAATAATACAAGTTTATCTGTGCGCGTCAAAAGAAGACTCTTTCATGACGATGATGAAGATAAAACTCCCTCCTCTAAATTGTTAGATGAAGCTGTTGAGAAGTCGATTGAAGATAATATAAAATTAGAAATTGATGCTTCTACGGAACAAATTCAAGATGtg aAAGTACAACGTGTCTTAGTAATCACCCCTTTTCAAGATGGCGACGATATCCAACAACTTAGTGCGCAGGCCACAATTGTCAACATGAATGTGTTGTACTGCTTACCAGAGAATTCGTTTCGACAGTGTGATCAAACAGCTTATAAAATCATCTTCACTGATGTCGACTTGTCTCAAAGCAATGAAATGTTAAGAATTATTGTGTCCATAAA AAAAACAAGTGCGTACAATAAGACAACACCGGTAATTGCAATTCGTCAGACACATCACAGCTCAG ccAATGACCTAAGCTACTATGGTGTCGCTCATGTGCATCGGGGTACGCTTAATCAGGAAACAATTAAAGAGTTTTTTGCTACATTCGGCGATACACGtg AAAAAAAGACTGAAGCTACTTCTGAACTTACCACTTCTGACTCGATGCACCCCATTAATTGCAATGCCAATGTTATTTCTCATACCGAAGACGTCAAAACATTTGAGACTATTTTATCAGCAGAAGACGTTGTGTCAACAAACACGAGAACACAGTCCACCGACTGTATGTCCCCGGTCTATCTGTCTAAAGAATACAACACTAGAAACAACATAAAAGTCCAGCGACCTGTGTTACCCAAGAGTACTTTCAACATGCCCTACGTCCATCCAACGCAAGTGCGACCGTCGGTTATGAGACGCTATGCTTTTGTACCGCCGAATACGCTTACTTATCCATATATGGTGAGCGATACGCCAGGAAGTAGTGGTATGAAGATTACTCTTGTACCTGATGACATCACCAAACATAGTACGAAAGAACGCATGCGCAG AGAGAGAATCAAAGAATGTTGTGAGCACTTGAGAATGCTGTTACCCAGGACTGGAAATAAAAGAATCGACATGGCAACT GTTTTAGAACTATCCGTCCTGTACATCAAAGTGCTTCTGTCGCACACCCCAGCAAATATTCTACAACAG AGCGTGGAGGCTTTTCAATCTCACTTCCGTTTGTTCAGCGAGAAGAAACGATTAAATGAATCATGTCAacatgaacaaaataaaaagaacagcAAGAAGTTGCGGAGTAATGACAAGCGAACTAATAG CACATTCTCAAAAACCGATTTCAATTCGTCTTCCCAAAATCTTGGCTCGACCAATAGTGGAAACAACCCTTTAGTGCAATCATTTCCAAACTACCGATACCAAGATCACTTAGGTAACACTACTGGCTCTTACGCACGTGCACCACAATCTCATTATCAAGCAATGGAGTATCTAAACATGGCAACTGCAAAGAACTGCGAGAATTTGACAACGCTTTATCAGGGGCATATAAGTCATCAATCACGTGCGAGTTTTCAAAAAGATGTGTGTAATGAAGCTGCACTACCAGTTGAGTTTACTCATCAGCACACGTCTTATTACAATCATTATTCTCAATAG
- the LOC130662376 gene encoding ATP-dependent DNA helicase Q1-like isoform X2 gives MSGDTKSEIVALQMEIENMDNELHSISSQLNMLITKQENLTERKKKLTSRLNNLKETLDTPTEEETDWSGDHFEWSENIKKVLKNKFHIGDFRQLQKETINVTMSKRDCILIMPTGGGKSLCFQLPAFVSDGFTLVISPLISLMEDQLIALKALNIEATTINSSSPLKYVTEVQKQMAMKECPFKILYVTPEKIAKSKRFMAKLEKAYSIGNISRIVIDEVHCASHWGHDFRPDYKILGILKRQFPNVPLLGLTATASEKVLTDVKDILNLDGSCVVFRASFNRPNLYYEVYKTSSLSADLIQEIASRIKTQFTNMSGIIYCFSRKDSEDVANKLVQHGIQAHCYHADLQPELKSKIHRSWTKGNLQVVVATIAFGMGIDKPNVRFVIHYSISKSMENYYQESGRAGRDDKKAWCILYFRFQDIFRQSSMVFTEKTGIQNLYNMLRYCIDQKNCRRTQIGEHFEENWSASKCHQMCDNCQPNREITQRCLKANATTIMEILRNASSSDERVTPLKVIDAWLGKAKVSLRPESIATCSRSECESVVTKLLIQQIVQEDYHFTPYSTVTYLIPGPRWLLLKRDQISVKLDIVSEKNDIISGESTSGAVKKLLGDNKETSVKTKKRKAIVIDSDCDEDVK, from the exons ATGTCAGGCGATACCAAATCAGAAATTGTTGCACTGCAAATGGAGATTGAAAACATGGATAATGAACTTCATAGTATCAGTAGTCAACTCAATATGCTAATAACCAAACAAGAAAATTTAACAGAACGGAAGAAAAAACTAACAAGCAGGTTAAACAACTTGAAAGAAACATTAGATACACCTACTGAAGAAGAAACGGATTGGAGTGGAGACCATTTTGAATGGTCTGAAAACATcaagaaagttttaaagaatAAATTTCATATAGGTGATTTCCGTCAGCTGCAGAAGGAGACAATCAATGTGACAATGTCGAAGAGAGATTGTATTTTAATCATGCCAACAGGAGGTGGGAAGAGTTTATGTTTTCAACTTCCAGCTTTTGTTTCTGATGGTTTTACTTTG GTTATTTCTCCGCTTATCTCTTTGATGGAAGATCAATTAATTGCTTTAAAAGCACTGAATATCGAAGCAACCACAATCAATTCGTCCTCTCCTCTTAAATACGTCACAGAGGTACAAAAACAAATGGCTATGAAAGAATGTCCCTTTAAAATTCTGTATGTTACTCCAGAGAAGATTGCAAAAAGTAAAAGATTTATGGCGAAGTTGGAGAAAGCATATTCAA TTGGCAACATCAGTAGAATCGTGATTGATGAAGTGCATTGTGCAAGTCATTGGGGACATGATTTTCGTCCAGACTACAAAATCTTGGGTATTTTGAAAAGACAGTTTCCCAATGTACCCTTATTGGGATTAACAGCGACCGCCTCTGAAAAAGTGTTGACCGACGTCAAAGATATCTTAAACCTTGACGGAAGTTGTGTTGTGTTTAGAGCTTCCTTTAATAGACCGAATTTATATTACGAG GTATATAAAACAAGTTCTTTGTCAGCCGATCTAATCCAAGAAATTGCTTCACGTATTAAAACACAATTCACAAACATGTCGG GTATAATTTATTGCTTCTCCCGAAAGGATAGTGAAGATGTTGCAAACAAGTTGGTACAACATGGCATACAAGCACATTGTTACCATGCCGACCTGCAACCTGAATTGAAGTCAAAAATACACAGATCATGGACGAAAGGAAACTTGCAG gtGGTCGTCGCAACGATCGCATTTGGTATGGGTATCGATAAACCCAATGTTCGTTTTGTTATTCACTATTCAATAAGTAAATCAATGGAGAATTACTACCAGGAAAGTGGACGTGCTGGACGAGATGATAAGAAAGCATGGTGTATTCTGTATTTTCGTTTTCAAGATATATTCAGACAAAGTTCAATGGTATTCACTG AAAAAACCGGAATTCAGAATTTATACAATATGTTGCGTTATTGTATTGATCAGAAAAACTGTAGAAGAACTCAGATTGGAGAACATTTTGAAGAAAACTGGTCTGCTTCCAAATGTCATCAAATGTGTGATAACTGCCAACCAAATAGAG AAATCACTCAAAGATGTCTCAAAGCTAACGCGACAACCATTATGGAAATATTACGTAATGCTTCTTCTTCGGATGAGCGAGTCACACCTCTAAAA GTAATCGATGCGTGGTTAGGGAAAGCAAAGGTTTCGCTGCGACCTGAAAGTATCGCCACGTGTTCTCGTAGTGAATGTGAGAGTGTCGTAACGAAGCTTCTCATTCAACAAATCGTACAAGAGGATTACCATTTTACTCCTTACAGTACGGTGACCTACCTAATACCCGGTCCTCGTTGGTTGTTGTTAAAACGAGATCAAATCTCTGTAAAGCTGGACATTGTCTCCGAAAAG AATGATATCATAAGTGGGGAATCCACATCTGGTGCTGTGAAGAAGCTATTGGGGGATAACAAAGAAACATCGGTGAAAACGAAGAAAAGAAAAGCCATTGTAATAGATAGTGATTGTGATGAAGATGTAAAGTAA
- the LOC130662376 gene encoding ATP-dependent DNA helicase Q1-like isoform X1, translated as MSGDTKSEIVALQMEIENMDNELHSISSQLNMLITKQENLTERKKKLTSRLNNLKETLDTPTEEETDWSGDHFEWSENIKKVLKNKFHIGDFRQLQKETINVTMSKRDCILIMPTGGGKSLCFQLPAFVSDGFTLVISPLISLMEDQLIALKALNIEATTINSSSPLKYVTEVQKQMAMKECPFKILYVTPEKIAKSKRFMAKLEKAYSIGNISRIVIDEVHCASHWGHDFRPDYKILGILKRQFPNVPLLGLTATASEKVLTDVKDILNLDGSCVVFRASFNRPNLYYEVYKTSSLSADLIQEIASRIKTQFTNMSGIIYCFSRKDSEDVANKLVQHGIQAHCYHADLQPELKSKIHRSWTKGNLQVVVATIAFGMGIDKPNVRFVIHYSISKSMENYYQESGRAGRDDKKAWCILYFRFQDIFRQSSMVFTEKTGIQNLYNMLRYCIDQKNCRRTQIGEHFEENWSASKCHQMCDNCQPNREITQRCLKANATTIMEILRNASSSDERVTPLKVIDAWLGKAKVSLRPESIATCSRSECESVVTKLLIQQIVQEDYHFTPYSTVTYLIPGPRWLLLKRDQISVKLDIVSEKVLLFLYLFYLTIVYVHQVINTSDIYKFERLRNDGRRGVVGYVMEKL; from the exons ATGTCAGGCGATACCAAATCAGAAATTGTTGCACTGCAAATGGAGATTGAAAACATGGATAATGAACTTCATAGTATCAGTAGTCAACTCAATATGCTAATAACCAAACAAGAAAATTTAACAGAACGGAAGAAAAAACTAACAAGCAGGTTAAACAACTTGAAAGAAACATTAGATACACCTACTGAAGAAGAAACGGATTGGAGTGGAGACCATTTTGAATGGTCTGAAAACATcaagaaagttttaaagaatAAATTTCATATAGGTGATTTCCGTCAGCTGCAGAAGGAGACAATCAATGTGACAATGTCGAAGAGAGATTGTATTTTAATCATGCCAACAGGAGGTGGGAAGAGTTTATGTTTTCAACTTCCAGCTTTTGTTTCTGATGGTTTTACTTTG GTTATTTCTCCGCTTATCTCTTTGATGGAAGATCAATTAATTGCTTTAAAAGCACTGAATATCGAAGCAACCACAATCAATTCGTCCTCTCCTCTTAAATACGTCACAGAGGTACAAAAACAAATGGCTATGAAAGAATGTCCCTTTAAAATTCTGTATGTTACTCCAGAGAAGATTGCAAAAAGTAAAAGATTTATGGCGAAGTTGGAGAAAGCATATTCAA TTGGCAACATCAGTAGAATCGTGATTGATGAAGTGCATTGTGCAAGTCATTGGGGACATGATTTTCGTCCAGACTACAAAATCTTGGGTATTTTGAAAAGACAGTTTCCCAATGTACCCTTATTGGGATTAACAGCGACCGCCTCTGAAAAAGTGTTGACCGACGTCAAAGATATCTTAAACCTTGACGGAAGTTGTGTTGTGTTTAGAGCTTCCTTTAATAGACCGAATTTATATTACGAG GTATATAAAACAAGTTCTTTGTCAGCCGATCTAATCCAAGAAATTGCTTCACGTATTAAAACACAATTCACAAACATGTCGG GTATAATTTATTGCTTCTCCCGAAAGGATAGTGAAGATGTTGCAAACAAGTTGGTACAACATGGCATACAAGCACATTGTTACCATGCCGACCTGCAACCTGAATTGAAGTCAAAAATACACAGATCATGGACGAAAGGAAACTTGCAG gtGGTCGTCGCAACGATCGCATTTGGTATGGGTATCGATAAACCCAATGTTCGTTTTGTTATTCACTATTCAATAAGTAAATCAATGGAGAATTACTACCAGGAAAGTGGACGTGCTGGACGAGATGATAAGAAAGCATGGTGTATTCTGTATTTTCGTTTTCAAGATATATTCAGACAAAGTTCAATGGTATTCACTG AAAAAACCGGAATTCAGAATTTATACAATATGTTGCGTTATTGTATTGATCAGAAAAACTGTAGAAGAACTCAGATTGGAGAACATTTTGAAGAAAACTGGTCTGCTTCCAAATGTCATCAAATGTGTGATAACTGCCAACCAAATAGAG AAATCACTCAAAGATGTCTCAAAGCTAACGCGACAACCATTATGGAAATATTACGTAATGCTTCTTCTTCGGATGAGCGAGTCACACCTCTAAAA GTAATCGATGCGTGGTTAGGGAAAGCAAAGGTTTCGCTGCGACCTGAAAGTATCGCCACGTGTTCTCGTAGTGAATGTGAGAGTGTCGTAACGAAGCTTCTCATTCAACAAATCGTACAAGAGGATTACCATTTTACTCCTTACAGTACGGTGACCTACCTAATACCCGGTCCTCGTTGGTTGTTGTTAAAACGAGATCAAATCTCTGTAAAGCTGGACATTGTCTCCGAAAAGGTTTTACTTTTTCTGTACTTGTTTTATTTAACCATTGTGTATGTACATCAAGTGATTAATACTTCTGATATCTATAAATTTGAGAGGCTAAGAAATGACGGGCGTAGAGGGGTGGTTGGATATGTAATGGAAAAATTATAG
- the LOC130662376 gene encoding ATP-dependent DNA helicase Q1-like isoform X3, translated as MSGDTKSEIVALQMEIENMDNELHSISSQLNMLITKQENLTERKKKLTSRLNNLKETLDTPTEEETDWSGDHFEWSENIKKVLKNKFHIGDFRQLQKETINVTMSKRDCILIMPTGGGKSLCFQLPAFVSDGFTLVISPLISLMEDQLIALKALNIEATTINSSSPLKYVTEVQKQMAMKECPFKILYVTPEKIAKSKRFMAKLEKAYSIGNISRIVIDEVHCASHWGHDFRPDYKILGILKRQFPNVPLLGLTATASEKVLTDVKDILNLDGSCVVFRASFNRPNLYYEVYKTSSLSADLIQEIASRIKTQFTNMSGIIYCFSRKDSEDVANKLVQHGIQAHCYHADLQPELKSKIHRSWTKGNLQVVVATIAFGMGIDKPNVRFVIHYSISKSMENYYQESGRAGRDDKKAWCILYFRFQDIFRQSSMKKPEFRIYTICCVIVLIRKTVEELRLENILKKTGLLPNVIKCVITANQIEKSLKDVSKLTRQPLWKYYVMLLLRMSESHL; from the exons ATGTCAGGCGATACCAAATCAGAAATTGTTGCACTGCAAATGGAGATTGAAAACATGGATAATGAACTTCATAGTATCAGTAGTCAACTCAATATGCTAATAACCAAACAAGAAAATTTAACAGAACGGAAGAAAAAACTAACAAGCAGGTTAAACAACTTGAAAGAAACATTAGATACACCTACTGAAGAAGAAACGGATTGGAGTGGAGACCATTTTGAATGGTCTGAAAACATcaagaaagttttaaagaatAAATTTCATATAGGTGATTTCCGTCAGCTGCAGAAGGAGACAATCAATGTGACAATGTCGAAGAGAGATTGTATTTTAATCATGCCAACAGGAGGTGGGAAGAGTTTATGTTTTCAACTTCCAGCTTTTGTTTCTGATGGTTTTACTTTG GTTATTTCTCCGCTTATCTCTTTGATGGAAGATCAATTAATTGCTTTAAAAGCACTGAATATCGAAGCAACCACAATCAATTCGTCCTCTCCTCTTAAATACGTCACAGAGGTACAAAAACAAATGGCTATGAAAGAATGTCCCTTTAAAATTCTGTATGTTACTCCAGAGAAGATTGCAAAAAGTAAAAGATTTATGGCGAAGTTGGAGAAAGCATATTCAA TTGGCAACATCAGTAGAATCGTGATTGATGAAGTGCATTGTGCAAGTCATTGGGGACATGATTTTCGTCCAGACTACAAAATCTTGGGTATTTTGAAAAGACAGTTTCCCAATGTACCCTTATTGGGATTAACAGCGACCGCCTCTGAAAAAGTGTTGACCGACGTCAAAGATATCTTAAACCTTGACGGAAGTTGTGTTGTGTTTAGAGCTTCCTTTAATAGACCGAATTTATATTACGAG GTATATAAAACAAGTTCTTTGTCAGCCGATCTAATCCAAGAAATTGCTTCACGTATTAAAACACAATTCACAAACATGTCGG GTATAATTTATTGCTTCTCCCGAAAGGATAGTGAAGATGTTGCAAACAAGTTGGTACAACATGGCATACAAGCACATTGTTACCATGCCGACCTGCAACCTGAATTGAAGTCAAAAATACACAGATCATGGACGAAAGGAAACTTGCAG gtGGTCGTCGCAACGATCGCATTTGGTATGGGTATCGATAAACCCAATGTTCGTTTTGTTATTCACTATTCAATAAGTAAATCAATGGAGAATTACTACCAGGAAAGTGGACGTGCTGGACGAGATGATAAGAAAGCATGGTGTATTCTGTATTTTCGTTTTCAAGATATATTCAGACAAAGTTCAATG AAAAAACCGGAATTCAGAATTTATACAATATGTTGCGTTATTGTATTGATCAGAAAAACTGTAGAAGAACTCAGATTGGAGAACATTTTGAAGAAAACTGGTCTGCTTCCAAATGTCATCAAATGTGTGATAACTGCCAACCAAATAGAG AAATCACTCAAAGATGTCTCAAAGCTAACGCGACAACCATTATGGAAATATTACGTAATGCTTCTTCTTCGGATGAGCGAGTCACACCTCTAA
- the LOC130662378 gene encoding trafficking protein particle complex subunit 13-like translates to MQEPSRDNLLSLKVMRLTKPTIKPLLHVTNEEQDLPGTVIHNDTAHDIAATKGAELLTTGELLSLPQSFGSIYLGETFSCYVSILNDSNQNCREVSLKTDIQTTSQRFQLTVNKPKDTLSPDDSLDEVLNYEVKELGAHILICAVNYLSTTGEKLYMRRFYKFQVLKPLEVKTKFYNADSDEVFLEAQVQNITTSAMCMDHVILEPSQFYSVLPLNNWPQNKIQEDSNDNKNIFGSTYMSPMDMRQYLFKLIPKTVYIRELRSKPMSPIGKLDIVWRTNFGEMGRLQTSQLQRTAPAQQEVRLVLQEAPDTFQLEKQFELKCRLENSGSSKMEVKLFLTNPRNDSLLWCGVSGKVLGPLPSNAYLDLQLHAIAIKPGLLTIGGVRILDLNTTKVYEFEDICKIHVYPCDQSPFR, encoded by the exons atgcAGGAGCCATCAAGAGATAATTTGCTTTCACTTAAAG TGATGCGCCTCACAAAGCCGACAATAAAACCATTGTTGCATGTTACCAATGAAGAACAGGATTTACCAG GAACCGTAATCCACAATGATACCGCACATGATATTGCTGCTACGAAAGGAGCGGAGCTATTGACAACTGGAGAACTTTTATCCCTACCACAATCCTTTGG GAGTATTTATTTAGGTGAAACGTTTTCGTGCTACGTCAGCATTTTAAATGACAGCAATCAGAATTGTAGAGAAGTTTCTTTAAAG ACTGACATACAGACAACATCACAACGCTTCCAGCTTACTGTAAATAAACCTAAAGATACTCTGTCTCCAGATGACAGTCTTGATGAAGTGTTAAACTATGAAGTGAAGGAGTTAGGTGCACATAT ATTAATATGTGCAGTAAACTATTTATCAACAACTGGTGAAAAATTATATATGAGAAGATTTTACAAATTCCAG GTATTAAAGCCGTTGGAAGTAAAAACCAAATTTTATAACGCAGAT TCGGATGAAGTGTTTCTTGAAGCGCAAGTACAGAACATCACAACATCAGCAATGTGTATGGATCATGTTATATTGGAACCATCTCAGTTTTATAGCGTCCTCCCTTTAAACAACTGGCCGCAAAACAAGATACAAGAAGACTcaaatgataataaaaatatttttggatcAACTTATATGAGTCCTATGGATATGAGACAATATCTGTTCAAGCTAATTCCAAAGACTGTTTATATTCGTGAGCTGAGATCAAAG CCTATGTCACCGATTGGAAAGTTGGATATTGTATGGAGAACAAATTTTGGTGAGATGGGTCGACTGCAAACAAGTCAATTGCAAAGaaca GCGCCTGCACAACAGGAAGTTCGATTGGTACTTCAAGAAGCGCCTGATACCTTTCAACTTGAAAAACAATTTGAATTAAAATGCCGACTGGAAAACTCAGG aagtTCTAAAATGGAGGTGAAGTTGTTTCTAACCAATCCTAGAAACGATTCCTTGTTATGGTGCGGTGTGTCTGGCAAG GTACTAGGTCCACTTCCATCAAACGCATATCTAGATTTGCAGTTGCATGCTATTGCAATCAAACCTGGTTTGCTT ACGATTGGTGGTGTTAGAATTCTGGACTTAAACACGACTAAAGTTTACGAGTTCGAGGATATTTGTAAAATACATGTATACCCTTGTGATCAGTCGCCATTTCGATGA